In Zingiber officinale cultivar Zhangliang chromosome 3A, Zo_v1.1, whole genome shotgun sequence, the DNA window TCTGTGAAGATATAAACAAACTTTCAGAAACTCAAGTTATGATGCTAATTACTTACAGGACTAGTAAGGGGAAACAGGAAGAGACTACACCTAAAATATGTCAACAAAATCCAATGATTATGCACTTAGATACAAGAGAAGAATGCTTGAATCAAAACTGTTCATGGAAGATACAGGTTAGCCAATGTATTTCATTTTAAGCTAGAGGATAATACATCCTATGATATCAAGTTTACCTGGATCTATGCCGTCGGTGTTTGGTGCCCCAGAAATAGGAGCCAAAATAGTAACATTCGAGATGGTAACGTTCTTGCAGTCATACGGATGCAGTGTCCAGAAAGGAGAGTCTTGCAGTGTTATGTTAGAAATGACAACATCCTTAGACCACATAAGCTGCAAAAGAGGACCTCTTGTGTGGTTGAGAAGTCTCTGCTGAAACTTTGTCCACCATGTTTGGCCTTGTCCATTTATCGTGCCATTATGTCCTGTTTGAAAGGAACTGGCATATGAGCAATGAAACAGACAAGGAATTTGGAGTAAACAAGATCAATCAGCAACACCATAAAAACATACACTGACCTGTAATAATCACATCATTCAGATTTTGACCATGTATCAGGCTTCCGTATCTCGGTCCTTTATGTTCCCTTCCGTAGCCATATGATGGTAACGGAGGCAGTAGTGGCCAGTATCTCTCATCCTGAAAATTAAATTTGATATTCTCACTTGTAAAACAAAACACTATGTATATATGGAATAGGGCATTCTAGTTTTATCAATGGAAATGGTGCTAAactttcttcatcttcattaatCAAATATGTACATGGACATAATTATCATGTGACTGTTTTACGAGATGGGAATGCATACATACGCCATTAAGGTATTATTTTTCATATAGATTAATGCTAAAGTAGGTAAAAAAAACTTATATTTCATGAAAGAAAAATACAACTTATATAAAAACGTTTGTCATAGGACATGGCTGCTTATGTTCTCCTTCCTCCCATATGGGTATTGCTTCTCTCAAATTAATTCAATGATAAACAAAGCCCGGTTATTGGTTGGAAAAGTTCCACAAGAAAAACTAATTAGAAAAAGAAGcttcttttctttaaaagaaagatCATGTCATTGAAGCGTTGTTATAAAAAAAACCTCATCTTCTAATGGTAATTTTGTTAAATAATTCTGCAGAAGCAATTCCATTATAGTTTTCACCTTAACATTTCTACTGCATTTatgacattcagtaaatgaggcagggggaaaaaaaaagtaaattaaaGCCTTTTTGTTCCTAGTGAAAGCCACAACCCATATAAACATGCCTCATCTTTCACAGATGTCCTAAATCATTGCTCCAGAGAACTTTCAGGTAAACTGCTGTACGATTAAGACTTTGGGACACAGTAGTTTAGTTGGTTCAGTTAATACTGGACAAGAAGGCTAAATTGTCTCTTAAGTGATAAATCTTAGGAATGGTTTCATCATGATTTTGCATGGTGACATCTACTGCTGCGTTTTTAGTTTTTCCCATGCGTAGAGCATTCCAGGGCTAAGAGATGCTTTAGAGAGTATGCAAATGGAACGAGAGACTACGAGAGTTTTGAGAGGAGCGCTTTTACCTCTACGGCAAGAATAACGGCACCTTCGGCAAGGAAAAGAGTCATATGGCTTGTCAGATTGAACGGAGCGGTGAGCCATACCCCAGCCGGCACGTCGAGCTGGCCACCTCCCCTCTCCCCGAGCTCCGCTATCGCCGCCACAGCACGCTCAAACGCTTTCGTATTCAGGGTCCTCCCATTTCCCACCGCGTCGAAATCGCACAAATTGAACACCACAGGACGAAGCACGGGGCCGGACCTTGCTTGCGACGGCGGCGGTATTGACAAATCTGACGAATTAACCACCACCGGCGGAGGCGTGGAGTCGATCGTTACTTGAGGCAGCCTCGACGAGAAGGAATCGGACGAATTCGAGAGCCCCGGCCGGGGAACGGACAACCCGCTGTCAACTACGCAGCTCGTCCTCCACCGTAGCAGGTAAAAGAACACCAAGCTCCAGATGACCACAAATAGGGTTTTGTGGGACAGGAAAAACGCCGCCAGCCATCGGCGACACTGAAAAACTTGAACTTTCCCCGAGGAGGAGCACTTCTCCCACATCTCTCGCATCAAGGCCTATGAAATTGGGGGAAATGTCTCAAAATCCAACCTTTGCTCCACCAAAAAAAACGAAACCATGATCGATCAGTAGGTCTTCGCCAGGAGAACCACGTGCCGACAGAATAAGCAGATGAAACAGGCGAACTGTGAAGCCGATCTGGAGGTTACGACTTCCGATTTCCGCCATTGAAGACGGCTCCGGATTTAAAATGAGCGGGAGTCAGTGGACCGCGTCAACGTCGATAGTTTCGACTGAAAAGAAGAACATTCATTATCAGCCTTAGGATCTTGATCAAACGGCAACGAGAAGCACAAAGTTGGTAGCTCAGCAGTCGTGGTTTAGACGGCTTTAGTTTTTTCTTTACTTTGGTCATCAGTCCCGAGTCTGACGTGACAACTTGTTTTCGATGAACAGatcaaatttatcaaaaaatactctcgtttttttaattatcattttaccCCCTTATAGTTTCAAACAATTATCTAAATTCTGTTAAATTCTATCAAATATCCTATTAAAAATTATcctaaattttgaataaaataattaaaaaaattttatgttcAATTTTCTAAATTATACATTTATTAACAATAAATCTC includes these proteins:
- the LOC122051776 gene encoding probable polygalacturonase, with the translated sequence MREMWEKCSSSGKVQVFQCRRWLAAFFLSHKTLFVVIWSLVFFYLLRWRTSCVVDSGLSVPRPGLSNSSDSFSSRLPQVTIDSTPPPVVVNSSDLSIPPPSQARSGPVLRPVVFNLCDFDAVGNGRTLNTKAFERAVAAIAELGERGGGQLDVPAGVWLTAPFNLTSHMTLFLAEGAVILAVEDERYWPLLPPLPSYGYGREHKGPRYGSLIHGQNLNDVIITGHNGTINGQGQTWWTKFQQRLLNHTRGPLLQLMWSKDVVISNITLQDSPFWTLHPYDCKNVTISNVTILAPISGAPNTDGIDPDSCENVVIENCYICTGDDGIAIKSGWDQYGVAYGRPSTNILIRNVVVRSVVSAGVSIGSEMSGGVSNVTVNNLYVWESRRGIRIKTAAGRGGYIRNISYRNVFLNKVTTGIVVRTDYNEHPDRFFNPNAIPALENIHFSGIQGKDVHLPVGIYGSQDIPLKNVTFREVSIGLSNKKKNAFQCSFIEGHVEGNAFSPPCKDLDHFNVRRRRGRRVRRAKRIEPPKKTKTL